Within the Gammaproteobacteria bacterium genome, the region GCCGACAGCTACATTCCATTGGCCGCGGCCGCCAACCTGGTTCTGGCCTCAGAAAAAGAAATAATGGACGCCGCCCGTCAACTACTGAGGTAAGTCATGACCATGCGCAACCCACCTGAGGGCTATCAGAAAGTCACGCCATACATCATCGTCAAGGGGCTCGACGAGGAACTCGGTTTTCTCGATACCGTATTCGGCACAGAGGTACAGGAGAAGATAGTCGACAAGAGTGGTGCGGCGAAGCACGCACAGCTCATGATCGGTGACTCGATGCTGATGCTGGGTGAATCGCCCGGCGATGATTATCCGCCGCAGCCCGCGAGCCTCTACATATATGTCGACGATTGCGATGCCGTACACAACAAGGCACTCGCGAATGGTGCAACCG harbors:
- a CDS encoding VOC family protein, whose protein sequence is MTMRNPPEGYQKVTPYIIVKGLDEELGFLDTVFGTEVQEKIVDKSGAAKHAQLMIGDSMLMLGESPGDDYPPQPASLYIYVDDCDAVHNKALANGATEIMPPDDMYYGDRHGGIVDPAGIIWWIATHFEDVSHEELQRRSVAHSQ